One genomic window of Medicago truncatula cultivar Jemalong A17 chromosome 1, MtrunA17r5.0-ANR, whole genome shotgun sequence includes the following:
- the LOC112419976 gene encoding disease resistance-like protein DSC2 — protein sequence MMPNLSKIYATDCRLLLPKHKDILSSTVASNVEDLILSNNNLSDECVRAVLTLCANVKYLYLSDNNIKVIPECLNECHHLSCLRLEDCKSLEEIRGFPPNLKRFSAMRCESLTSSCRRMLLSQKLLEAGCIEICLPTGTEGIPDCFEHQSWGHTVSFWFRKEIPSISSVILFSDPKVPFVFGDDDGDTELRVKLCAMAMNILFHAIGG from the exons ATGATGCCTAACTTGTCAAAGATTTATGCTACAGATTGTCGTCTGTTATTGCCAAAACATAAGGATATATTGAGTTCCACAGTGGCTTCAAATGTGGAAGATCTTATTCTTTCAAATAACAACCTCTCAGATGAATGTGTCCGAGCAGTTCTCACATTGTGCGCTAATGTGAAATATCTATACTTATCAGATAACAATATAAAAGTTATTCCGGAGTGTCTTAATGAATGTCACCATCTTAGTTGCCTTAGATTGGAGGATTGCAAGTCTCTTGAGGAAATTAGAGGGTTTCCACCAAACCTAAAACGGTTTTCTGCAATGCGATGTGAATCATTAACTTCCTCATGTAGAAGAATGCTATTGAGTCag AAACTACTTGAGGCTggatgcattgagatttgtttgcCAACCGGAACTGAGGGGATTCCTGATTGTTTCGAACACCAAAGCTGGGGACATACTGTTTCTTTCTGGTTTCGTAAAGAAATCCCTTCTATAAGTTCTGTTATTCTCTTCTCTGATCCTAAAGTACCTTTTGTATTTGgggatgatgatggtgataCTGAACTAAGAGTCAAGTTGTGCGCAATGGCTATGAATATACTCTTTCATGCAATTGGTGGATGA